The following are from one region of the Corylus avellana chromosome ca1, CavTom2PMs-1.0 genome:
- the LOC132166067 gene encoding plant UBX domain-containing protein 7, with product MEGVLSTTDKQSMVSSFLEIAVGQTADTATQFLQATSWKLDEAIQLFFVGNDGGQVVTSSQSPPAEDTNYLAYQNAGNLERDTVNENDGQNEGDEVRPPLPVIREALYDDAMLYGASRMGIASREPSSLVAFRNFDEEMKRPEVWESDQGTSSTSDNPRDNLASLYRPPFHLMFHGPFEKAKDAASVQDKWLLVNLQSTKEFSSHMLNRDTWANEAVSQTIGTNFIFWQVYDDTTEGRKVCTYYKLDSIPVVLVIDPITGQKMRSWCGMVQPERLLEDLLPFMDGGPKDHHITLSNKRPRESSLTSRQKSKDETNEEDEEMQRAVAASMESMKDSCGVAAKDKDASVTVAGEEETCSTKKLTYPPLPEEPKGDRNLLCRVGFRLPDGRRVQRNFFRTDPIQLLWSFCYSQLEEAATRQFRLTQAIPGASNSLDYDNQSTFGESGLANSMISVTWD from the exons ATGGAGGGGGTGCTCTCCACGACTGACAAGCAGAGCATGGTCTCGTCCTTTTTGGAGATCGCCGTTGGCCAGACCGCCGATACCGCCACACAGTTCTTGCAG GCCACAAGTTGGAAGCTTGATGAAGCTATTCAGCTCTTCTTTGTGGGTAATGATGGTGGGCAAGTGGTTACATCTTCACAGTCTCCTCCGGCAGAAGATACGAATTATTTGGCTTATCAAAATGCTGG TAATTTGGAAAGGGACACGGTAAATGAAAATGATGGACAAAATGAAGGAGATGAAGTGCGCCCCCCTTTACCTGTTATAAGGGAGGCTCTTTATGATGATGCAATGTTGTATgg AGCATCAAGGATGGGAATTGCATCTCGTGAACCAAGTTCATTAGTTGCATTCCGTAATTTTGATGAGGAAATGAAACGGCCTGAGGTTTGGGAATCGGACCAGGGCACTTCATCTACATCAGATAATCCTCGAGATAATCTTGCTTCTTTATATCGTCCTCCCTTTCATTTGATGTTCCATGGGCCCTTTGAAAAG GCAAAAGATGCTGCTTCTGTCCAGGACAAATGGCTCCTTGTTAACTTGCAATCAACCAAGGAGTTCAGCTCTCATATG CTTAATCGCGATACATGGGCAAATGAAGCTGTTTCTCAAACTATTGGtaccaattttattttctggCAG GTGTACGATGATACAACTGAAGGCAGAAAGGTTTGCACATATTATAAATTGGATTCCATTCCTGTAGTCCTCGTCATTGACCCCATTACTGGTCAAAAAATGCGCTCCTGGTGTGGAATGGTTCAACCTGAGCGATTGCTGGAG GATCTGTTGCCTTTCATGGATGGTGGCCCAAAGGATCATCACATAACTCTGTCTAACAAACGTCCAAGAGAAAGTTCTTTGACTTCTCGACAAAAAAGTAAAG ATGAAacaaatgaagaagatgaggaaATGCAACGAGCAGTGGCAGCTTCTATGGAAAGCATGAAAGACTCATGTGGGGTTGCTGCTAAAGACAAAGATGCAAGTGTGACTGTTGCTGGGGAGGAAGAAACATGCTCCACGAAGAAGCTGACATATCCACCTCTACCTGAAGAGCCCAAGGGTGACAGGAACCTCCTTTGCAGGGTTGGATTCCGTCTTCCAGATGGACGCAGAGTCCAGCGAAATTTCTTCCGCACTGATCCAATACAA CTGCTGTGGTCGTTTTGCTATTCTCAACTAGAAGAAGCTGCGACAAGGCAATTTCGCTTGACACAAGCGATCCCAGGAGCATCAAATTCTCTGGATTATGATAACCAATCAACCTTTGGGGAGTCGGGGTTGGCCAATTCTATGATCTCAGTTACTTGGGACTGA